One Chryseobacterium sp. StRB126 genomic region harbors:
- a CDS encoding glycosyltransferase family 2 protein, which translates to MKDLVSIITPCYNSADFIEETIQSVLSQTYENWEWLITDDLSKDNTVEIIRKYNDPRIKLQILEKNGGAGNARNNSLERAQGRYIAFLDSDDFWHPEYLETMTDYMQEHNAELVYCNYSRCDEQLQPILKDFLADKVVTFSNLLKTCRLAPVSTMYDTKRVGKFLFPVKSKREDHVMWLNLLKVIPEGMPINKTMAKYRMRENSVSRKKKNIIKDQYLVYKDFMGFSTLKSLYYTANWAVNGFMKYSKIFN; encoded by the coding sequence ATGAAAGACCTGGTCTCCATTATCACTCCCTGCTACAATTCTGCTGATTTTATAGAGGAAACGATACAATCTGTCCTTAGCCAAACCTATGAAAACTGGGAGTGGCTGATTACTGATGATCTTTCTAAAGACAATACTGTTGAAATTATCAGGAAATATAATGACCCCAGAATAAAGCTTCAGATTCTGGAGAAAAACGGTGGCGCAGGAAATGCAAGAAACAATAGCCTTGAAAGAGCCCAAGGCCGATATATTGCCTTTTTGGATTCTGATGACTTCTGGCATCCTGAATACCTTGAGACCATGACAGATTATATGCAGGAACACAATGCAGAACTTGTATACTGTAATTATTCAAGATGTGATGAGCAGCTTCAACCTATATTAAAAGATTTTCTTGCAGATAAAGTGGTTACATTTTCTAATTTGTTGAAGACATGCCGGCTGGCTCCGGTTTCTACAATGTATGATACTAAAAGGGTTGGAAAGTTTCTATTCCCGGTAAAAAGTAAGCGTGAGGACCACGTCATGTGGCTAAATCTCCTTAAAGTAATTCCGGAAGGGATGCCTATCAACAAAACAATGGCGAAGTATAGAATGCGTGAAAACAGTGTTTCCAGAAAGAAAAAAAACATCATTAAAGATCAATATCTGGTCTATAAAGATTTCATGGGATTCTCCACTTTAAAATCATTGTACTATACAGCAAACTGGGCTGTTAACGGATTTATGAAATATTCAAAAATATTCAATTAA
- a CDS encoding 3-deoxy-D-manno-octulosonic acid transferase — MNLLYNIFISLLIFGMKVFSLFNDKTKKGVDGRKRSLDKVQSAFSKTDKVIWMHAASLGEYEQGLPVLERLKEQFPDHKILITFFSPSGYENVIKKKHIADVICYLPFDKKNIVREFISQFDVKLFFTVKYDYWYNLFSVLKERNTKIYVISALFYERQSFFTSYGKWFVKELKENVDWFFHQTQFSLALAKSVGLVKSSVTGDTRFDRVKQLRDRNNHVDYIVDFIGGHKAIVFGSSWQAEEKIAEVVSRKNKAVKIIIAPHDLKRVEHLKNIFTDALLYSEINDSLPVNLNSQILIINNIGLLSKLYSYADVAVVGGGFHDAGLHNILEAATFGVPVIFGNHYKKNPEADDLISKNGGRSFADEYTAAEFVLFLTNEDNEEELAEMSENAKNFVDEKPNSTEMILQKILS, encoded by the coding sequence TTGAATTTACTTTATAACATATTTATCAGTCTTCTTATTTTTGGAATGAAGGTTTTCTCATTATTTAATGATAAAACTAAAAAGGGCGTTGACGGAAGAAAGCGATCTTTAGATAAGGTACAGTCTGCTTTTTCAAAAACAGATAAGGTCATCTGGATGCACGCTGCCAGTTTAGGAGAATATGAACAGGGATTGCCTGTATTGGAGAGACTTAAAGAACAATTCCCAGATCATAAAATTCTGATAACTTTCTTTTCTCCGTCAGGATATGAAAATGTAATTAAAAAGAAACATATTGCAGATGTGATCTGCTATCTGCCGTTTGATAAAAAGAATATTGTAAGAGAATTTATATCTCAATTTGATGTTAAACTATTTTTTACGGTGAAGTATGATTATTGGTATAATCTGTTTTCGGTGCTTAAAGAGAGAAATACAAAGATATATGTGATTTCTGCCTTGTTCTACGAAAGACAATCATTTTTTACTTCTTATGGAAAGTGGTTTGTAAAGGAGCTAAAAGAGAATGTAGATTGGTTCTTTCATCAGACTCAATTTTCACTTGCTTTGGCTAAAAGTGTGGGCTTGGTGAAGTCTTCTGTAACAGGAGATACAAGGTTTGACAGGGTAAAACAACTCAGGGACCGTAATAATCATGTGGATTATATTGTAGATTTTATAGGCGGTCATAAAGCGATTGTTTTCGGGAGCTCATGGCAGGCGGAAGAGAAAATTGCAGAAGTGGTTTCCCGTAAAAATAAGGCAGTCAAAATAATTATTGCACCTCATGATCTGAAGAGAGTAGAACATCTGAAAAATATCTTTACCGATGCTTTGTTATACAGTGAGATCAATGATTCCCTACCTGTAAATTTAAACTCTCAAATCTTAATTATTAATAATATAGGATTGTTATCTAAACTGTATTCCTATGCTGATGTAGCAGTTGTTGGTGGCGGATTTCATGATGCAGGACTTCATAATATACTGGAGGCTGCCACATTCGGGGTTCCGGTTATCTTTGGAAATCATTATAAAAAGAATCCTGAAGCAGACGATCTTATCAGCAAGAATGGCGGAAGATCTTTTGCAGACGAATATACCGCTGCAGAATTTGTTTTATTCCTCACCAATGAAGATAATGAGGAAGAACTAGCAGAAATGTCTGAAAATGCAAAGAATTTCGTTGATGAGAAACCTAATTCTACAGAAATGATCCTTCAGAAAATTCTATCTTAA
- a CDS encoding DUF1648 domain-containing protein produces the protein MKTSSILLIVNTLLLVVIWVFTGIKYVGLPEIIPTHFDFHGNVDGESGKETIWALPCIAAFIHLLFVGIKDPNSPLLNVPQSFRNEKTLKLYLFSLELPVMVLFLDIIVESIRIAEGRQKELSGAVFFILGGILVVIGTGLIKSFRESKIKSND, from the coding sequence ATGAAAACTTCCAGCATATTATTAATTGTGAATACTCTTTTACTGGTTGTAATCTGGGTTTTTACTGGAATCAAATATGTTGGGCTTCCTGAAATCATTCCCACTCATTTTGATTTCCATGGGAATGTAGATGGAGAATCCGGGAAAGAAACAATTTGGGCTTTACCATGTATTGCGGCTTTTATTCATCTCCTTTTTGTTGGGATAAAAGATCCCAACTCACCGCTTTTGAATGTTCCTCAAAGTTTTCGAAATGAAAAAACGTTAAAGCTATATCTGTTTTCTCTGGAATTGCCTGTAATGGTTCTGTTTTTGGATATAATTGTTGAAAGTATACGTATTGCTGAAGGCAGGCAGAAAGAACTTAGTGGTGCTGTCTTCTTTATTTTAGGGGGAATATTGGTTGTAATTGGTACGGGACTTATCAAATCATTTCGGGAAAGTAAAATAAAGTCTAACGACTAG
- a CDS encoding C40 family peptidase yields the protein MNKGICIVTVAPIRAEGSDKAEIVTEILFGESVDILEVNKNWTKIKMHYDGYEGWMDTKQLKTITDEELANRKVTVVTEDFSSVLMKDGKTLLSMGSEVDFPVVASRRSHDVRESVALTAKEFLNVPYLWGGKSFFAVDCSGFTQLVYKVHGIKIPRDASQQAEVGEALTFVEETRPGDLAFFENADGKIIHVGIMLENQKIIHASGKVRIDTLDSTGIFNEEMNKHTHKLRVLKSVI from the coding sequence ATGAATAAAGGAATTTGTATCGTAACAGTAGCGCCGATTCGTGCTGAAGGCTCTGACAAGGCTGAAATTGTTACGGAAATATTGTTTGGAGAAAGTGTAGATATTTTAGAAGTGAATAAAAACTGGACTAAAATAAAAATGCACTATGACGGTTATGAAGGATGGATGGATACCAAGCAGCTAAAAACAATAACAGATGAAGAACTGGCCAATAGAAAAGTGACTGTAGTGACGGAAGATTTTTCTTCTGTATTGATGAAAGATGGTAAAACTTTACTATCCATGGGATCTGAAGTGGACTTTCCTGTGGTAGCCTCAAGAAGAAGCCATGATGTGAGGGAAAGTGTTGCTCTTACTGCTAAAGAGTTCCTTAATGTGCCTTATTTATGGGGTGGTAAAAGTTTTTTTGCAGTAGACTGCTCCGGATTCACTCAATTGGTGTATAAAGTTCATGGTATTAAGATTCCAAGAGACGCTTCACAGCAGGCAGAAGTAGGAGAGGCTCTTACTTTTGTAGAAGAAACCAGACCCGGAGATCTTGCCTTTTTTGAAAATGCTGATGGGAAGATTATCCATGTGGGTATAATGCTCGAGAATCAGAAGATTATTCATGCCTCAGGAAAAGTGAGAATTGATACTTTGGATTCTACCGGAATCTTTAATGAAGAAATGAATAAGCATACTCATAAATTGAGAGTGCTTAAAAGTGTTATTTAA
- a CDS encoding O-methyltransferase has protein sequence MSFFEEKNPEMDRYLEAHASSESEILKKLRRETYQKTTQPHMISGYQQGRLLTIISQMLQPKSILEIGTFTGYATLCLASGLAKDGKITTLDVNEDLAYLPKKYFESSEYAAQIDFKLQDAKEFLKETDEFFDLIFVDADKENYAEYFKLIKPHTKSGSVVMFDNVLWYGKVLEENPKLKSTQSIQELNDLVAKDEDFENLILPLRDGVNFLRRK, from the coding sequence ATGAGTTTTTTTGAAGAAAAGAATCCTGAAATGGATAGATATTTGGAAGCACACGCTTCCTCAGAATCCGAAATTCTGAAAAAGCTGAGAAGAGAAACTTATCAGAAAACCACCCAACCTCATATGATTTCGGGCTACCAGCAGGGAAGATTGCTGACGATCATTTCTCAAATGCTGCAACCTAAAAGCATTCTTGAAATCGGTACATTTACAGGATATGCTACCTTATGCCTGGCTTCAGGATTAGCAAAAGATGGTAAAATAACTACCTTAGATGTGAATGAAGATCTGGCTTATCTGCCGAAAAAATATTTTGAATCCAGTGAATACGCTGCTCAGATTGATTTTAAACTTCAGGATGCTAAGGAGTTTTTAAAAGAAACAGATGAGTTTTTTGATTTAATTTTTGTAGATGCCGATAAAGAAAATTATGCCGAATATTTCAAACTGATAAAACCTCATACAAAGTCAGGATCAGTAGTGATGTTCGATAATGTTCTGTGGTATGGTAAGGTGCTGGAAGAAAATCCGAAACTGAAATCTACACAGTCTATTCAGGAATTGAATGATTTAGTGGCAAAAGACGAAGATTTTGAAAATCTTATTTTACCTTTGCGCGATGGAGTCAACTTCCTTCGCAGGAAGTAA
- a CDS encoding CCPGW family putative bacteriocin — protein MKNSKKLSRGEMKNVKGAALACNPMIICQKTIDCCPGWVCASKGRYCVAL, from the coding sequence ATGAAAAATTCAAAAAAACTTTCAAGAGGAGAAATGAAAAATGTAAAAGGTGCTGCCTTAGCTTGTAATCCGATGATAATTTGTCAAAAAACCATTGACTGCTGCCCGGGATGGGTATGTGCTTCAAAAGGAAGATACTGTGTAGCTTTATAA
- a CDS encoding OmpA family protein yields MKIFKILAVSAMALGMTSCVSKKQYDALSTNYKQCIENIGERQREIQDLKSQNSALTGENNLLKSQHDALKSSLDACLSNTGKSSANIDKLVGEINASNSYIKQLISSNAKNDSLNLALSNKLKRSLDNISDEDVQVKVLKGVVMISLSDKMLYKTGDYNILPAAQEVLGKVAKVINDYDKYSVLIEGNTDNAALNSANLPRDNWDLSALRGTSVAKVLQTQFGVDPARITAGGRSEYNPKATNMSVSGRAENRRTEIIIMPKLDEFMKLMDIAPKK; encoded by the coding sequence ATGAAGATTTTTAAAATTTTAGCGGTTTCTGCAATGGCGTTGGGGATGACCTCTTGTGTGAGCAAGAAGCAGTATGATGCCTTAAGCACAAACTATAAGCAGTGTATTGAAAATATCGGTGAAAGACAAAGAGAAATTCAGGATTTGAAATCTCAGAACTCTGCATTGACAGGTGAAAATAATTTATTAAAAAGCCAACATGATGCTTTAAAATCATCATTGGATGCATGTCTTTCCAATACAGGAAAAAGCTCTGCTAATATTGACAAGCTTGTGGGAGAAATCAATGCTTCCAATTCATATATTAAGCAGTTAATTTCCAGCAATGCTAAAAACGATAGTTTAAACCTTGCGTTATCTAACAAACTGAAGAGATCTTTAGATAATATATCAGATGAAGATGTACAGGTGAAAGTATTGAAAGGAGTGGTAATGATCTCCCTTTCAGATAAAATGTTATACAAAACAGGAGATTATAATATTTTACCAGCTGCTCAAGAGGTGTTAGGTAAGGTAGCGAAAGTAATCAATGATTATGATAAATATTCAGTATTGATTGAAGGAAATACAGATAATGCTGCATTAAATTCTGCAAACCTGCCAAGAGACAACTGGGATCTTTCTGCATTAAGAGGTACCTCTGTTGCTAAAGTTCTTCAGACTCAGTTTGGGGTAGATCCTGCAAGAATTACAGCAGGAGGTCGTTCCGAGTACAACCCGAAAGCGACTAACATGAGCGTTTCCGGAAGAGCAGAAAACAGAAGAACGGAAATTATCATTATGCCTAAGCTGGATGAGTTTATGAAGCTAATGGATATTGCTCCAAAGAAATAA
- the tilS gene encoding tRNA lysidine(34) synthetase TilS, with protein MLKKSSFRKQLENLIHQPENHSYLLAVSGGADSMVLASLFQDLRDEKQNLYSSFQVAHINYKLRGEDSDLDQKVVQDFCEKNHIRFHLYEVSGKDKKPENSIQLWARELRYAFFKEIQEKEKLQFLVTAHHLNDQLETFIINLSKAAGINGLSGIPANDNHILRPLLSFSKQEIYQFAEKNKIEFREDLSNKKSDYLRNKIRNEIVPKLQETNDHFLENFKRSSFYLNQTKDFVQKQIQEIENKLTVFNKTHKILSKEKLGQENDFVKFEILKKYGFNQEEEIPKIFKAENNSSFFSKDYQLIVNRDELIFFDINKKIENTNEILLIDHFDFSENQISINLQDSMEDIDGINKNMEWNFDAAKLQFPLRLRKQLDGDEFYPTGFSGKKKVSKFFRDEKLSILARQKIWILSDSNNSVLGIIPFRQDRRYAKDEKTERILKIFNETKNEI; from the coding sequence ATGTTGAAAAAATCAAGTTTCAGAAAACAATTAGAAAATCTTATTCACCAACCTGAAAATCACAGCTATCTTTTAGCAGTGAGCGGAGGTGCCGACTCTATGGTTCTAGCCTCCTTGTTCCAGGATTTGAGGGATGAAAAACAGAATTTATACAGCTCATTTCAGGTAGCTCACATCAATTATAAACTCCGGGGCGAAGATTCGGATCTGGATCAAAAAGTGGTGCAGGATTTTTGTGAGAAAAATCATATCAGGTTCCATCTATATGAAGTTTCGGGAAAAGATAAAAAACCGGAAAATTCTATCCAGCTTTGGGCAAGAGAGCTTAGATATGCTTTTTTTAAGGAAATTCAGGAAAAGGAAAAGCTGCAATTTCTAGTTACCGCTCATCACCTGAACGATCAGCTGGAAACTTTTATCATCAATCTTTCCAAAGCAGCAGGAATTAATGGATTGAGTGGCATTCCCGCCAACGACAATCATATTCTCCGACCTCTTTTATCATTTTCCAAGCAGGAAATCTATCAATTCGCAGAAAAAAATAAGATTGAATTCCGGGAAGATCTTTCCAATAAAAAGAGTGATTATCTGAGAAACAAGATCAGAAATGAAATTGTTCCGAAATTACAGGAAACCAACGATCATTTTCTGGAAAACTTCAAAAGGAGTTCTTTTTATCTGAACCAGACCAAAGATTTTGTCCAAAAACAGATTCAGGAGATAGAAAATAAACTTACTGTATTTAACAAAACCCATAAAATCTTATCAAAAGAAAAGCTAGGTCAGGAAAACGATTTCGTTAAGTTTGAGATCTTAAAAAAATACGGATTTAATCAGGAAGAAGAAATTCCTAAAATTTTTAAGGCAGAAAATAACAGTTCTTTTTTTTCAAAAGACTATCAGTTGATTGTTAACAGAGATGAATTAATTTTTTTTGATATCAATAAAAAAATTGAAAACACAAACGAAATTCTCCTAATTGATCATTTTGATTTTTCAGAAAACCAGATCAGCATTAACCTTCAGGATTCTATGGAAGACATTGATGGAATCAATAAAAATATGGAATGGAATTTTGATGCTGCAAAACTTCAGTTTCCACTGCGTTTAAGAAAACAACTGGATGGTGATGAGTTTTACCCAACTGGCTTTTCGGGGAAAAAGAAAGTTTCTAAATTTTTTAGGGACGAAAAATTATCTATTTTAGCGAGGCAAAAAATTTGGATATTGTCTGACAGTAACAATTCCGTACTTGGAATTATCCCTTTCAGACAGGATAGAAGATACGCAAAGGATGAGAAAACAGAACGTATTCTCAAAATTTTTAATGAAACGAAAAATGAAATTTAG